In a single window of the Streptomyces sp. NBC_00353 genome:
- a CDS encoding LacI family DNA-binding transcriptional regulator, which translates to MGQRPTIADVARRAGVSRSSVSFALNNRPGLAKETKARILAAAEELGWTPSRPARALSLGKAGAVGLVVTREPGLIGADPFFPAFIAGVESVLAGRGDGLVLHVTPADKERSVYERLAADRRVDGVLLTDVRQDDPRPALLAALGLPAVAVGRRGWADGLCAVELDDRPAFVTAIRRLAELGHRRIAHVEGPQEYRHAQRRRAAWADTLRELGLPEGPLRPGGFTAEGGAAATRELLALDEPPTAIVYGNDLSATAGLAVAQELGVPVPDRLSIVGYDDTILAQYTHPPLTSARADAQGWGAAAARALDAVIADGSAPDVELPPAEFLPRGSIGPAPRD; encoded by the coding sequence ATGGGGCAGCGGCCCACCATCGCTGATGTCGCGCGTCGTGCAGGCGTCTCCCGTAGTTCCGTGTCCTTCGCGCTCAACAACCGCCCCGGTCTGGCCAAGGAGACCAAGGCGCGCATCCTGGCCGCCGCCGAGGAGCTCGGCTGGACGCCGAGCCGTCCGGCGCGGGCGCTGTCGCTCGGCAAAGCAGGTGCCGTCGGACTGGTGGTGACCCGCGAGCCGGGACTCATCGGCGCGGACCCCTTCTTCCCGGCCTTCATCGCCGGCGTGGAGTCCGTCCTCGCCGGGCGCGGCGACGGCCTGGTCCTGCATGTCACGCCGGCCGACAAGGAACGCAGCGTGTACGAGCGGCTCGCGGCCGACCGTCGCGTCGACGGCGTCCTGCTGACCGACGTCCGCCAGGACGACCCGCGCCCGGCCCTGCTGGCCGCACTCGGCCTGCCCGCCGTCGCCGTGGGCCGCCGCGGCTGGGCGGACGGGCTGTGCGCGGTCGAGCTCGACGACCGGCCGGCGTTCGTCACCGCGATCCGGCGCCTGGCCGAGCTGGGCCACCGCAGGATCGCCCATGTGGAGGGCCCCCAGGAGTACCGGCACGCACAGCGTCGCCGGGCCGCCTGGGCGGACACCCTCCGCGAACTCGGTCTGCCCGAAGGGCCGTTGCGCCCCGGCGGATTCACCGCCGAGGGCGGCGCCGCGGCCACCCGCGAGCTGCTGGCGCTCGACGAACCGCCCACCGCGATCGTCTACGGCAACGACCTGTCGGCCACCGCCGGCCTGGCTGTGGCCCAGGAACTCGGAGTCCCGGTCCCCGACCGGCTGTCCATCGTCGGTTACGACGACACCATCCTCGCCCAGTACACCCACCCGCCCCTGACCTCCGCCCGCGCGGACGCGCAGGGCTGGGGAGCGGCGGCCGCCCGTGCACTCGACGCGGTGATCGCCGACGGCAGCGCCCCCGATGTGGAGCTGCCGCCCGCCGAATTCCTTCCACGAGGCTCGATCGGTCCCGCCCCGCGCGACTAG
- a CDS encoding carbohydrate ABC transporter permease, with the protein MSTTTATTPPRLWGRLSRTVRLVILLIGAVAFLFPFYYMVVGSLRGTTTGDLSSAVPGDLTGGNYAAINSAISLGRSLLNSGIMTGGVLLCTLVFGLLAGYALAQLHFRGRGSLFATLLLVQMIPFQLLMLPLYVLVVRDYGLGDNYLGMILPFAINSTAVFLFRQFFIQMPASLFEAARIDGAGELQILTRIAIPMARPALLSGVLLTFIGPWNEFLWPFLVTKNTDMQPLAVSLASFLSNLQGTVANPTGALMAGACVLAAPAVVLFLLFQRHFTSTDIDSGTKG; encoded by the coding sequence ATGAGCACAACCACTGCCACCACGCCCCCGCGGCTCTGGGGCCGGCTGAGCCGGACCGTCCGGCTCGTGATCCTCCTGATCGGTGCCGTCGCCTTTCTCTTCCCCTTCTACTACATGGTGGTCGGGTCGCTTCGGGGAACCACCACCGGCGATCTCTCCTCCGCCGTCCCCGGTGACCTCACCGGCGGCAACTACGCGGCCATCAACAGCGCCATCTCGCTGGGCCGTTCGCTGCTCAACTCGGGCATCATGACCGGCGGCGTACTGCTGTGCACCCTGGTCTTCGGGCTCCTCGCCGGATACGCCCTCGCCCAGCTGCACTTCCGCGGCCGCGGCAGCCTCTTCGCCACCCTGCTGCTGGTCCAGATGATCCCGTTCCAGCTGCTGATGCTCCCGCTGTACGTCCTGGTCGTCCGCGACTACGGCCTCGGCGACAACTACCTCGGCATGATCCTGCCGTTCGCGATCAACTCGACCGCGGTCTTCCTCTTCCGCCAGTTCTTCATCCAGATGCCCGCCTCGCTCTTCGAGGCGGCCCGCATCGACGGCGCCGGCGAACTGCAGATCCTCACCCGGATCGCCATTCCGATGGCCCGGCCCGCACTGCTCAGCGGCGTCCTGCTGACCTTCATCGGCCCCTGGAACGAATTCCTCTGGCCCTTCCTCGTCACCAAGAACACCGATATGCAGCCGCTGGCAGTCTCCCTGGCCAGTTTCCTCAGCAACCTTCAAGGCACGGTCGCCAACCCGACCGGCGCGCTGATGGCCGGCGCCTGTGTGCTGGCCGCCCCCGCCGTGGTGCTGTTCCTTCTCTTCCAGCGCCACTTCACCTCGACCGACATCGACTCCGGAACAAAGGGCTGA
- a CDS encoding glycoside hydrolase family 130 protein, with the protein MSTTTPTHIPFRLVRKGVVMSPLPGESTEVEGVLNPASGRTPDGRLHLLPRLVADGNVSRVGLAEVTFTDGVPSGVERRGVVLAPDEGWERGKNNAGVEDPRVTWVPSLGKHVMSYVAYGPLGPKPALAVSENLTDWTRLGPIQFAYQPDLDTDLNLFPNKDVVHFPEPVPGPDGEMAYAMLHRPMWDLGWFRPGEGVHLPAGVTDERPGIWISYVPVAEVEQDIRALTRPRQHRLVALSEYPWESLKIGGGPAPIRVDEGWLLIHHGVSGSIEDPFAQNQKVSYAAGAMILDPADPSQVIARSDQPLMAPETEKERSGTVPNVVFPTAIEEVDGKLYVFYGMADAHIGVALLERTS; encoded by the coding sequence ATGAGCACCACCACCCCTACCCACATTCCTTTCCGTCTGGTCCGCAAGGGCGTCGTGATGTCGCCGCTGCCGGGCGAGTCCACGGAGGTCGAGGGAGTCCTCAACCCCGCCTCCGGCCGCACCCCCGACGGCCGGCTGCATCTGCTGCCGCGTCTGGTCGCCGACGGCAATGTCTCCCGCGTCGGCCTCGCCGAAGTCACCTTCACCGACGGGGTCCCCTCCGGCGTCGAGCGCCGCGGCGTGGTCCTCGCCCCCGACGAGGGCTGGGAGCGCGGCAAGAACAACGCCGGTGTCGAGGACCCCCGCGTCACCTGGGTCCCCTCCCTCGGCAAGCACGTCATGTCGTACGTCGCCTACGGTCCGCTCGGCCCCAAGCCGGCTCTCGCCGTCTCGGAGAATCTCACCGACTGGACCCGGCTCGGCCCCATCCAGTTCGCGTACCAGCCGGACCTCGACACCGACCTGAACCTCTTCCCGAACAAGGACGTCGTCCACTTCCCCGAGCCGGTCCCGGGCCCGGACGGCGAGATGGCGTACGCGATGCTGCACCGCCCCATGTGGGACCTCGGCTGGTTCCGCCCCGGCGAGGGCGTCCACCTCCCGGCCGGAGTGACCGACGAGCGGCCCGGCATCTGGATCTCGTACGTTCCGGTCGCCGAGGTCGAGCAGGACATCCGCGCCCTCACCCGCCCGCGTCAGCACCGTCTGGTCGCCCTCTCCGAGTACCCCTGGGAGTCCCTGAAGATCGGTGGCGGTCCGGCGCCGATCCGCGTGGACGAGGGCTGGCTGCTCATTCACCACGGTGTGTCCGGCTCCATCGAGGACCCCTTCGCGCAGAACCAGAAGGTGTCCTACGCCGCCGGGGCGATGATCCTCGACCCGGCCGACCCGTCGCAGGTCATCGCACGCTCCGACCAGCCGCTGATGGCACCCGAGACGGAGAAGGAGCGCTCCGGCACCGTCCCGAACGTCGTCTTCCCCACCGCCATCGAGGAGGTCGACGGCAAGCTGTACGTCTTCTACGGCATGGCCGACGCCCACATCGGAGTCGCTCTCCTGGAGCGCACCTCGTGA
- a CDS encoding extracellular solute-binding protein, translating into MLRRTAYALLGLALSATVTACARSGPDAATAAASRGPITVWLSNNAQEVEWGKKMVADWNGQHPDQKITARNIPAGKTSEEAISASIIAGSTACLVFNTPPASVPQFEKQVGLVPLSDFPDGNKYIDGRSGSLAAQYRSADGSYYQMPWKSNPGMILYNKKIFKKAGLDPEHPRLATYDEFLESSRKIVRSGAAKAAIWPAPSSEFFQSWFDFYPAFIAESGGKQLVKDGKPQFDTAAGRRVADFWRQLYAEKLAPQESYPGDALGEQKTAMSTVGPWAVAAYRDSLDWGVVPVPTSDGRPANEVHTFSDEKSIGMFSSCENRATAWDVMKFATSKEQDGKFLATTGQMPMRENLTSAYPGFFAENPSYKAFADQAERVVEVPNVPGSIDMWQAFRDAWTKSVIFGRQSTESALHDADVRIAKILAEY; encoded by the coding sequence ATGCTGAGGAGAACGGCGTACGCGCTGCTCGGGCTCGCATTGTCGGCCACGGTGACGGCATGCGCCCGGTCGGGGCCCGACGCGGCCACCGCTGCCGCGTCGCGCGGCCCGATCACCGTCTGGCTGTCCAACAACGCCCAAGAGGTCGAGTGGGGCAAAAAGATGGTCGCCGACTGGAACGGTCAGCACCCTGATCAGAAGATCACGGCGCGGAACATTCCGGCGGGCAAGACCTCCGAGGAGGCGATCAGCGCCTCGATCATTGCCGGGAGCACTGCCTGTCTGGTGTTCAACACACCACCGGCGTCCGTTCCGCAGTTCGAGAAGCAGGTCGGACTGGTCCCGCTGAGCGACTTCCCCGACGGCAACAAGTACATCGACGGGCGCAGCGGCTCGCTGGCCGCCCAGTACCGCTCCGCGGACGGCTCGTACTACCAGATGCCGTGGAAGAGCAATCCGGGGATGATCCTCTACAACAAGAAGATCTTCAAGAAGGCCGGCCTCGACCCGGAGCACCCCCGGCTCGCCACGTATGACGAGTTCCTGGAGAGCTCCCGGAAGATCGTCAGGAGCGGCGCCGCCAAGGCCGCGATCTGGCCCGCCCCGAGCAGCGAGTTCTTCCAGTCGTGGTTCGACTTCTACCCGGCCTTCATCGCCGAGAGCGGCGGCAAGCAGCTGGTCAAGGACGGCAAACCGCAGTTCGACACGGCAGCGGGCCGCAGGGTCGCCGACTTCTGGCGGCAGCTGTACGCGGAGAAGCTCGCCCCGCAGGAGTCCTACCCGGGCGACGCGCTCGGCGAGCAGAAGACCGCGATGTCGACGGTCGGCCCCTGGGCCGTCGCGGCCTACAGGGACAGCCTGGACTGGGGTGTCGTCCCGGTCCCGACCTCCGACGGCCGACCCGCGAACGAGGTCCACACCTTCAGCGACGAGAAGTCCATCGGGATGTTCAGCTCCTGCGAGAACCGGGCCACCGCCTGGGACGTGATGAAGTTCGCCACGTCCAAGGAGCAGGACGGCAAGTTCCTCGCCACCACCGGCCAGATGCCGATGCGGGAGAACCTGACCTCCGCCTATCCCGGCTTCTTCGCCGAGAACCCGTCCTACAAGGCCTTCGCCGACCAGGCAGAACGCGTCGTCGAGGTCCCCAACGTGCCCGGATCGATCGACATGTGGCAGGCGTTCCGCGACGCCTGGACGAAATCAGTGATCTTCGGCCGTCAGTCCACCGAATCCGCCCTGCACGACGCCGACGTCAGGATCGCCAAGATCCTCGCCGAGTACTGA
- a CDS encoding carbohydrate ABC transporter permease yields the protein MTLLHTKAPARRSTSRIGALFVTPYVLFILAVFAVPLGYTVWISFHRFYFTAPGADADTPWVGLDNYQAVFTDPVVGRAFLNILIFLVINVPLTVGLSLVLASALNAKLPFRSFFRAAYYVPYVTASVALVAVWQFLFGGDGLVNNLLGGLAPDPSWLVNSELAMPVIAFFVTWKQLGFFVMLYLAALQNVGKELYEAASVDGAGRIRQFFSVTVPGVRPATTLVVIYAIITGANLFSEPYLLTGGGGPDHASASPVLIMYQKGIEQGHPDFAAALGIVLVAVVLAVSLVARKLTERGN from the coding sequence ATGACTCTCCTGCACACCAAGGCCCCTGCCCGGCGCAGCACCTCCCGGATAGGCGCGCTCTTCGTCACCCCGTACGTCCTGTTCATCCTCGCCGTGTTCGCGGTCCCGCTCGGCTACACGGTGTGGATCTCCTTCCACCGCTTCTACTTCACCGCCCCCGGCGCCGACGCCGACACCCCCTGGGTGGGGCTGGACAACTACCAGGCGGTGTTCACGGATCCGGTGGTGGGGCGCGCCTTCCTCAACATCCTGATCTTCCTGGTCATCAATGTGCCGCTCACCGTGGGCCTCTCCCTGGTCCTCGCCTCGGCACTCAACGCCAAGCTGCCGTTCCGGTCCTTCTTCCGGGCCGCGTACTACGTGCCGTACGTCACCGCGAGCGTGGCCCTGGTCGCGGTCTGGCAGTTCCTGTTCGGCGGCGACGGGCTGGTCAACAACCTGCTCGGCGGGCTGGCACCCGACCCGTCCTGGCTGGTCAACTCGGAACTCGCGATGCCGGTGATCGCCTTCTTCGTCACCTGGAAACAGCTCGGATTCTTCGTGATGCTCTATCTCGCCGCACTGCAGAACGTCGGCAAGGAGCTCTACGAGGCCGCGTCCGTCGACGGGGCGGGCCGGATCCGCCAGTTCTTCTCCGTCACCGTGCCGGGTGTCCGCCCCGCGACCACCCTGGTCGTCATCTACGCGATCATCACCGGCGCCAACCTCTTCAGCGAGCCCTATCTGCTCACCGGAGGAGGCGGCCCCGACCACGCTTCCGCCTCCCCGGTGCTGATCATGTACCAGAAGGGCATCGAGCAGGGGCACCCCGACTTCGCCGCTGCGCTCGGCATCGTCCTGGTGGCCGTCGTGCTCGCCGTCTCGCTGGTCGCCCGCAAGCTCACCGAGAGGGGCAACTGA